DNA from Bacillus sp. Marseille-P3661:
TGCATTAAATAAATCAGTTTGGATTAATCCAGCTTCTTCACAGATAGATGATGGTAATAATCCGCTAACTGCACAATAGGATCTTTGGACGATACCTCCAGGCATTTCAAAACGCTGATCAGTTTGGACTATTTCAGGTTTTAAATCATATACCGCATTCATTAATTCGGCCCAGAGATTTTGGTTACGTTGACTGTATGAGTAACCTTTGTAGCTTTTTTCAATTGGTTTAGGAGTATCGTACCCCATCCATAATCCAAACGTAACATTAGGATTTGTCGCCACAAACCAAGAATCTCGATAATCTTGTGATGTACCTGTTTTACCTGCCCAATCTGATTTGAATTTTAATTTACTTGGAATCCCAGCAGCTGTTCCTTCAGAGATTACATCTCTCATCATATCAATTGTTAAATATGCTGTCTGAGGAGTGAAAACATCAACCGGATTTGTTTCATGCTGATAAATCAGTTCACCATCTTTTGTTTCAATTCTTTCAATTAAATATGCATCAATAAATTTCCCTGAGTTTGCAAATGTGGCAAATGCATTTACGTTCTCTTCTACAGTTACACCTCTATCTAAGGCGCCAAGTGCCATTGATAGATGGCTTTTGTCCCCATCTGTTAATGAGCTGAAACCCATTTTTTCAAGATATTGAGTAGGATCATTATTAATGATTGTTGAATAAACCTTCGCTGTAGGGATATTATAAGACTTGGCTAATGCGTATCTTGCTGATACTAGTCCGTGATAACCTTCACCATAGTTTTCAGGCTCCCACATATCAGGACCTGCTTTTAATTTTAGCGGTACATCTGGAATTACTGATCCTGGATGTAATTTTCCGAGTTCAATTGCAGGTGCATATACAAGGAGCGGTTTCATCGTTGAACCGTTTGATCGTAGTCCACTTGTTGCGTGATTCAATTGCTCTGTTTCATGATCACGCCCACCGATGAAACTGATTATTGCTCCTGTATCATTATCGATTAAGATGCCCCCAACCTCGACAGGCTCCATCACTTTAACCATTTCACCAGTATCAGGATCTTTTACTGATTCCGGTTTATCATTACCATAATATTGATAGTTGTTTTTAATTTCCTGCATCTTGTCATAGATTCCCTGATCAATTGTTGAATATATTCTATATCCATTTTGACGCAGGTTCTTGTCTGCTTTCATATAATACTCGTTATATAAGTTTTCGTCATTTTTCAAATCTTCTTCAGTATAGCCGTCTTCTTTAGCTAAAATTTTAAGAATGATGTCTTTGGCACGATCTTCAATTTCAAATGTTAGCCATGGATAGTTTTGAACAGGATTTGGCTTAGGTTTTGCAAAATTAGCTTTTATATCATATTTAAGTGCTTCGTCATGCTCAGCTTGAGTTATATAGCCGGCAGTCAACATTCTATTAAGAACTGTTTTCATTCTGTTTAATCCAGGTGTGATGTCTTCTTTTAATTCACCTGTTCTAGCTTTAAATGGTGTATAACCAAATGGGCTTTGTGGCAATCCTGCTATGTAGGCAGCCTGTGGCAAATTAAGGTCTTTAGCATCTACCCCGAAAATACCTTGTGCTGCAGTCTGGATACCTGCGATATTTCGTCCAGAAGCATTGCGCCCAAAAGGTACTACGTTTAAATAGGCCTCAAGAATTTCATCTTTCTCAAAAAACTGTTCAAGACGTAAAGCGATCATAATTTCTTTTGCTTTTCTGTCAAATGAAACCTCATTCGTTAGTATTTGGTTTTTTATTAACTGTTGTGTAAGTGTACTACCACCACTTTTTACTGAGGAATTCGTAAACTCCTGTAGAATAGCACGTAGGATTGCTTTAGGCACAACGCCTGCATGTTCATAAAAGTATTCATCCTCAGTTGCAATGACCGCATTTTTTACGTATTCGGAAACCTCGCTAAGTTTTGTTTCTTCGCGGTCTAAATCTGAACGGAGCTTTCCTAAATAGATATTATCTTTAAAATAGAGCTCTGTTGTTTCTTCGTAATTGTAAATATCCTTTCGCATACTTTCATGACTTCTAATAGGCTCGTCCTTCACGAGAGAGGCGAAGTATCCGGCCCCAACAGCTCCGGCAAAAGATAAACCTATTAAGCCGAATGTAATAAATATAATAGATAAATTCCAAGTTACTTTTGAAGATATTCTTGCAACCTTTAAAAACTTGTCTTTTTTAACTGACATAATCAATCCCCCTAAATCAGGATTATTATAGCATAAAGGGCCAATTTTTGATACGTTTCCTAGGTAATGGCAAATTTTGATTTGACTTTTATACTGAATTTATGGTAAATCTTATTATATTAAATTAAATCTTTTATATGCTTTGATAGGAAATAGTAGTGATTATCTCCCTGTAATAAAGAGAGCTGGTGGTTGGTGGAAACCAGTACATAGATAAAACATGAATTACAATCCTTGAGCTTTTGTTGAGAAAAAAATTATGGATTTTCTTACATAGGAATTTTCTATTTTTCTTAGTATCAACAAACGGTGTTGACCGTTATTCAGATGAGTGGAAGAATAATAACGTTCTTCAAATAGGATGGTACCGCGAACATGTTTCGTTCCTATTTGAGGAGCGTTTTTTTATACTTTATGATAATGGCAATGCCTAAATACTTAATTACTAATATTAAAGGAGTGTTAAAAATGAATTTATGGGAAGATTTAACCTACCGTGGGTTGGTTAATCAAGTTACAGATGAGGAAGGATTACAGAAGGAATTAACTAGTAACTCAATTTCACTATATTGTGGATTTGATCCAACAGCTGATAGTTTACATATTGGTCATCTATTAACAGTCTTAACACTGAGGAGATTCCAACAGGCAGGACATAAGCCAATTGCACTTGTTGGAGGCGCCACAGGATTAATTGGAGATCCGAGCGGTAAGAAGGCAGAACGAACTTTAAATGAAAAAGAAATTGTTCAACAATGGAGTGACAAAATTAAAAATCAGCTATCTCAGTTTTTAACTTTTGAGGGAGATAATGCTGCAAAGGCTGTAAATAACTATGATTGGATTGGTAAACTAGATGTTATAAGTTTTTTAAGAGATGTTGGAAAGAACTTCGGTTTAAATTATATGTTAGCTAAAGATTCAGTGGAATCACGAATTCAATCAGGAATTTCGTTTACTGAATTTAGTTACATGATACTGCAATCCTAT
Protein-coding regions in this window:
- a CDS encoding transglycosylase domain-containing protein; the encoded protein is MSVKKDKFLKVARISSKVTWNLSIIFITFGLIGLSFAGAVGAGYFASLVKDEPIRSHESMRKDIYNYEETTELYFKDNIYLGKLRSDLDREETKLSEVSEYVKNAVIATEDEYFYEHAGVVPKAILRAILQEFTNSSVKSGGSTLTQQLIKNQILTNEVSFDRKAKEIMIALRLEQFFEKDEILEAYLNVVPFGRNASGRNIAGIQTAAQGIFGVDAKDLNLPQAAYIAGLPQSPFGYTPFKARTGELKEDITPGLNRMKTVLNRMLTAGYITQAEHDEALKYDIKANFAKPKPNPVQNYPWLTFEIEDRAKDIILKILAKEDGYTEEDLKNDENLYNEYYMKADKNLRQNGYRIYSTIDQGIYDKMQEIKNNYQYYGNDKPESVKDPDTGEMVKVMEPVEVGGILIDNDTGAIISFIGGRDHETEQLNHATSGLRSNGSTMKPLLVYAPAIELGKLHPGSVIPDVPLKLKAGPDMWEPENYGEGYHGLVSARYALAKSYNIPTAKVYSTIINNDPTQYLEKMGFSSLTDGDKSHLSMALGALDRGVTVEENVNAFATFANSGKFIDAYLIERIETKDGELIYQHETNPVDVFTPQTAYLTIDMMRDVISEGTAAGIPSKLKFKSDWAGKTGTSQDYRDSWFVATNPNVTFGLWMGYDTPKPIEKSYKGYSYSQRNQNLWAELMNAVYDLKPEIVQTDQRFEMPGGIVQRSYCAVSGLLPSSICEEAGLIQTDLFNAKFVPKEVDNSLIKGSYVTIDGKHYQVPDGFPEEFASKGFMLNPEYLASNGLDSLENVRQLIPNRPAWSNIIVPEKDGFAGMTTDNSKKPDSVKNVILNNNVLSWEQHPGTDIIGYRVYRAEHIDQPYKLVATIPKSANLAYTVTNPNYLFYVTAVNSVGNESPPSNKVSIIDWENGSEYLPIPIGDGQSGTPVEPTNPNNEDNKTGTTPVDSKKPKDPIPNPLENLN